TCAACCTAAAAGATAAAGGCATATTTAAATATGCCTTTGTTTATTTCTTATTCACGGTATTTTCTGCTTTCACAAATGATTAAAAACCATCAGATTGCCATCATTTCGTGTCCATTTCGTATTCCCTCAATAACTTTATCCTCACACATAAATTTTGATCGGAACTTTAATATGCCTAGAATTTTATTTGCTTGGACTTTAACACTCATTTTACTGCCGACTTCTGCCCAAGCTCAATATGTCGCTTCGTGGGGCGATGACACAGAAGGCCAGTTGGGAAATGGCTCAATCGGAACCAACTCCGGATACCCCGCGATTGTTCCAGGTCTTCCTAGTGGAGCGACCGGAATTGCAACCGGGTCATCTCACTGTCTGGCTCTAATCAACGGCCAGGTCTATGCTTGGGGTTACAACCTCTACGGTCAACTCGGGATCGGATCGAACGCAACCAATGTGACTACTCCTACTGCGATTACGAGCTTAGCCACTGGAGTTACTGCGATAGCTGCAGGTGACTCCTTTAGTTTGGCAATTCAAAATGGAAAAGTCTATTCCTGGGGTCACGGGAACGTTGGGCAGTTAGGGAATGGTGGCACTAACTCTTCAAATGCGCCCGTGGCAGTCAGTGTCCTGACAAGTGGCGTGACCGCAATCGCTGCGGGAGCAGGCCACGCCTTAGCGATTCAGAATGGCCAAGTGTATGCTTGGGGATCAAACACATATGGGCAATTGGGGGATGGAACTACCACAACTCGAACGACGCCTGTGGCCATTGGTGGATTAAACATCGGTATTACTTCCATTTCGGCCGGGAACGGATTCAGCCTGGCCGTACAGAATGGGCAGGCTTTGGCTTGGGGATATAACATCTATGGGCAACTCGGCGATGGAACTACCACAAATCGCTCGACGCCCGTCGCTGTAAGTGGCTTAACAACGGGCGTGACTGCGGTCGCTGCTGGTGAAAACCACAGCCTAGCAATACAGAATGGGCATGTTTACGCCTGGGGTTCTAACGGCCTGGGACAGCTTGGAAACGGAACTACGAATCCAAGCCTGACGCCTGTGGCAGTTACGGGACTCAGTGGATTGACGATTACTTCAATAGCTTGCGGGGCGAGCAGTAGTTATGCCATTACTGATACCGGCAGGTTATTTGCTTGGGGTTACAATACTGACGGAGAATTAGGAAATGGATTCGGATTTTCGTACAGCACCCCTCAAGAAATATTTGCTCCTTCGGGGGATCATTGGGCAATGGTCACCGGCTCGATAGATGGTTTCCAGACTTTGGGAATCGTTTCACCCGTTCCAGAACCTGGTTTCATTCTCGGAGTCGCAGCTTTGGCTCTTATCTCTCTGCTCGGATATTCAAATCGCAAGAAGTCACTCTCAGCAACCTGAGTGAGAAAATATTTTCTGAAATTCGTAGCGAGTAAACTGCCCGAATAAATTACTCGAATTCCATTTGAACTGCATCGATCTTGACGGCCGCCGAAAAATGGCGCAAACTCATACCCAAATCGATACCCAAATACCCACGAAACGGGTCATGATGGGTTAGAACGAACTATCAAAATCCTCGGAAAACACGCATTTTCCAA
The genomic region above belongs to Telmatocola sphagniphila and contains:
- a CDS encoding RCC1 domain-containing protein → MPLFISYSRYFLLSQMIKNHQIAIISCPFRIPSITLSSHINFDRNFNMPRILFAWTLTLILLPTSAQAQYVASWGDDTEGQLGNGSIGTNSGYPAIVPGLPSGATGIATGSSHCLALINGQVYAWGYNLYGQLGIGSNATNVTTPTAITSLATGVTAIAAGDSFSLAIQNGKVYSWGHGNVGQLGNGGTNSSNAPVAVSVLTSGVTAIAAGAGHALAIQNGQVYAWGSNTYGQLGDGTTTTRTTPVAIGGLNIGITSISAGNGFSLAVQNGQALAWGYNIYGQLGDGTTTNRSTPVAVSGLTTGVTAVAAGENHSLAIQNGHVYAWGSNGLGQLGNGTTNPSLTPVAVTGLSGLTITSIACGASSSYAITDTGRLFAWGYNTDGELGNGFGFSYSTPQEIFAPSGDHWAMVTGSIDGFQTLGIVSPVPEPGFILGVAALALISLLGYSNRKKSLSAT